GTTTGTCCCTACATGAGTCCACAGCAGGGCTCCTTGGTGTTGTTGGAGGTGTCCTCCTCTGGGGCTTGTAGTTTGAGCAGGGGCGGGTCCCCGCTGGCTGGGGTGAAGTACACAGTGCTGGGGGAGGCCacctctgtgctgtgtgtctccTGGGCGGCTCTGGACGGGGTCAAATCCTGCAGAGGGGCGGGAGAAGGGGGCATCTCCTCTGGAGCGGGTGGGGCTGGGTACTTGTTGAGCTTGGCTGCGGCCCGCTGGCGTTTCAGGTCCGCTAGTGTCTGGTGGGATTTCTCCCGGGTCATGCTGTCCCCTGCCTCCCCGGTGCCCGAGGCAGGGCTCAGCTGGTAAGAGGCGCTGCGGTCCATCCGGCCTCCGCTCCACTGCTCCCCTGGGACTGACGCCAACAGGGCCAGGGGAATCCCACCGTTCCCCAGATTGaacttcctctcccctccctcgtcATCCTCCCCCCTCGACATGGCACCTGCAGCCTGAGAGAGCCAGCGCAAGAGAGTTAATATGACACATTCACCTATCAACCATATAATCTATTCTCAGTGTTAACTGAACATGATAGAAGTTTGTCCTGGTGTTGTTGCTATGACAGGAGTAATACAGTACCACTCACCATGGCAACATGCTGGTGGAGCTCgttgtcagtctgtctgtcctcgTCGTCGTCCTGCGGCTCGGCTTGCCGGCCTCTCTCCTGCCACACCATGGCCTCCTTGTGGTGCTCCCGCCGGTATAGGCTGGAACGCTCATTGATGCTCACACGCCGCACCACCTTACTGCTCAcaggggacgacagagagagatactgtagatacagcTACAAGCTGGAGAGAGTGACCGTAGCTTGAGGGTTTTACATGTGTCTAAACAAAACCATTATCCTATCCCCTCAATTCTTGAACTAATCCTctctcttgccccccccccccctcaccctctGCTGCCAGTGCTGGAGGCTCGTTTCTGCAAGGTGCCCTTGTGTCGGTCCCGACTCTTCATGATGGCATCGTGTTTGTGCTTCAGCTCCATCAGCTTGGCTCTCACCTCCTCATCCGCACACACATCTGCCACGGACAGAAAACACAACAGGGTCAGGACATGTCATCCCCATTCAGGATTTCAGTCCCTCTGAAACACGTTTATGCTGTGTCTGGACAACAATTATCTACCAAGACAACAGTAAGTTAATCTATACTGTCCAATCCTTTTCTGTCATTGCCCTTCACATCTACACAGTCTCTGATTGGGTTGATAGTTGTGTTCTTACCCAGTGGCGTCTCTTCCAGAACGGACTTGGTGTTGAGACTGGCCCCATGAGCCACCAGTAGCTCCACCAGCTGGACCTGGGGAAACAAGACACACCAGCATGTTCAGGTTTGTCAGGCAATACAGCCATTTAGCATAGCATGGcatatttgacattttagtcatttagagGACGCTCTTATCCTgaacaggagcaattagggttaagtgccttgctcaagggcacatcaacatatttttcacctagtcagctcggggattcaaaccagcgacctttcggttactggcccaatgctcttaaccgctaggctacctgccgcccatagcATGACAGTTGAGAAAGGGGGACGTAGCTTCTTTCTAAACTGTTCTGAGTGCGGCAATACTGACCTGTCCCCAGCAGGAGGCGGCATGGAGTGGTGTCCAGCCGTCTGTGTCCTTCTCCTCCACTTTGGCCTGGTGCTCCAACAACAGCTCCCCTACCAACAGGTAGCCGTTAGCCGCCGCTAAGTGCAGCTGGATGTGAATTGAGACAAGAGGACAGATTGTTACACGGTCAACCTTTTATACCAGTAGTGAGGTGAATCTATGGATTATATTATGAGACTAGAAGTTCAAACCTTAGTGCtgtttgtcagtaatgtcaaccttagtgccgtctgtcagtaatgtcaaccttagtgccgtctgtcagtaatgtcaaccttagtgccgtctgtcagtaatgtcaaccttagtgccgtctgtcagtaatgtcaaccttagtgccgtctgtcagtaatgtcaaccttagtgccgtctgtcagtaatgtcaaccttagtgccgtctgtcagtaatgtcaaccttagtgccgtctgtcagtaatgtcaaccttagtgccgtctgtcagtaatgtcaaccttagtgccgtctgtcagtaatgtcaaccttagtgccgtctgtcagtaatgtcaaccttagtgccgtctgtcagtaatgtcaaccttagtgccgtctgtcagtaatgtcaaccttagtgccgtctgtcagtaatgtcaaccttagtgccgtctgtcagtaatgtcaaccttagtgccgtctgtcagtaatgtcaaccttagtgccgtctgtcagtaatgtcaaccttagtgccgtctgtcagtaatgtcaaccttagtgccgtctgtcagtaatgtcaaccttagtgccgtctgtcagtaatgtcaaccttagtgccgtctgtcagtaatgtcaaccttagtgccgtctgtcagtaatgtcaaccttagtgccgtctgtcagtaatgtcaaccttagtgccgtctgtcagtaatgtcaaccttagtgccgtctgtcagtaatgtcaaccttagtgccgtctgtcagtaatgtcaaccttagtctgtcagtaatgtcaaccttagtgccgtctgtcagtaatgtcaaccttagtgccgtctgtcagtaatgtcaaccttagtgccgtctgtcagtaatgtcaaccttagtgccgtctgtcagtaatgtcaaccttagtgccgtctgtcagtaatgtcaaccttagtgccgtctgtcagtaatgtcaaccttagtgccgtctgtcagtaatgtcaaccttagtgccgtctgtcagtaatgtcaaccttagtgccgtctgtcagtaatgtcaaccttagtgccgtctgtcagtaatgtcaaccttagtgccgtctgtcagtaatgtcaaccttagtgccgtctgtcagtaatgtcaaccttagtgccgtctgtcagtaatgtcaaccttagtgccgtctgtcagtaatgtcaaccttagtgccgtctgtcagtaatgtcaaccttagtgccgtctgtcagtaatgtcaaccttagtgccgtctgtcagtaatgtcaaccttagtgccgtctgtcagtaatgtcaaccttagtgccgtctgtcagtaatgtcaaccttagtgccgtctgtcagtaatgtcaaccttagtgccgtctgtcagtaatgtcaaccttagtgccgtctgtcagtaatgtcaaccttagtgccgtctgtcagtaatgtcaaccttagtgccgtctgtcagtaatgtcaaccttagtgccgtctgtcagtaatgtcaaccttagtgccgtctgtcagtaatgtcaaccttagtgccgtctgtcagtaatgtcaaccttagtgccgtctgtcagtaatgtcaaccttagtgccgtctgtcagtaatgtcaaccttagtgccgtctgtcagtaatgtcaaccttagtgccgtctgtcagtaatgtcaaccttagtgccgtctgtcagtaatgtcaaccttagtgccgtctgtcagtaatgtcaaccttagtgccgtctgtcagtaatgtcaacctgtcagtaatgtcaaccttagtgccgtctgtcagtaatgtcaaccttagtgccgtctgtcagtaatgtcaaccttagtgccgtctgtcagtaatgtcaaccttagtgccgtctgtcagtaatgtcaaccttagtgccgtctgtcagtaatgtcaaccttagtgccgtctgtcagtaatgtcaaccttagtgccgtctgtcagtaatgtcaaccttagtgccgtctgtcagtaatgtcaacctgtagtgtcaaccttagtgccgtctgtcagtaatgtcaaccttagtgccgtctgtcagtaatgtcaaccttagtgccgtctgtcagtaatgtcaaccttagtgccgtctgtcagtaatgtcaaccttagtgccgtctgtcagtaatgtcaaccttagtgccgtctgtcagtaatgtcaaccttagtgccgtctgtcagtaatgtcaaccttagtgccgtctgtcagtaatgtcaaccttagtgccgtctgtcagtaatgtcaaccttagtgccgtctgtcagtaatgtcaaccttagtgccgtctgtcagtaatgtcaaccttagtgccgtctgtcagtaatgtcaaccttagtgccgtctgtcagtaatgtcaaccttagtgccgtctgtcagtaatgtcaaccttagtgccgtctgtcagtaatgtcaaccttagtgccgtctgtcagtaatgtcaaccttcaGTGTCAACCTTAgtctgtcagtaatgtcaaccttagtgccgtctgtcagtaatgtcaaccttagtgccgtctgtcagtaatgtcaaccttagtgccgtctgtcagtaatgtcaaccttagtgccgtctgtcagtaatgtcagtaatgtcaaccttagtgccgtctgtcagtaatgtcaaccttagtgccgtctgtcagtaatgtcaaccttagtgccgtctgtcagtaatgtcaaccttagtgccgtctgtcagtaatgtcaaccttagtgccgtctgtcagtaatgtcaaccttagtgccgtctgtcagtaatgtcaaccttagtgccgtctgtcagtaatgtcaaccttagtgccgtctgtcagtaatgtcaaccttagtgccgtctgtcagtaatgtcaaccttagtgccgtctgtcagtaatgtcaaccttagtgccgtctgtcagtaatgtcaaccttagtgccgtctgtcagtaatgtcaaccttagtgccgtctgtcagtaatgtcaaccttagtgccgtctgtcagtaatgtcaaccttagtgccgtctgtcagtaatgtcaaccttagtgccgtctgtcagtaatgtcaaccttagtgccgtctgtcagtaatgtcagtaatgtcaaccttagtgccgtctgtcagtaatgtcaaccttagtgccgtctgtcagtaatgtcaaccttagtgccgtctgtcagtaatgtcaaccttagtgccgtctgtcagtaatgtcaaACCTGTCAGTAATGTGccgtctgtcagtaatgtcaaccttagtgccgtctgtcagtaatgtcaaccttagtgccgtctgtcagtaatgtcaaccttagtgccgtctgtcagtaatgtcaaccttagtgccgtctgtcagtaatgtcaaccttagtgccgtctgtcagtaatgtcaaccttagtgccgtctgtcagtaatgtcaaccttagtgccgtctgtcagtaatagtgccgtctgtcagtaatgtcaaccttagtgccgtctgtcagtaatgtcaaccttagtgccgtctgtcagtaatgtcaaccttagtgccgtctgtcagtaatgtcaaccttagtgccgtctgtcagtaatgtcaaccttagtgccgtctgtcagtaatgtcaaccttagtgccgtctgtcagtaatgtcaaccttagtgccgtttgtcagtaatgtcaaccttagtgccgtttgtcagtaatgtcaaccttagtgccgtttgtcagtaatgtcaaccttagtgccgtttgtcagtaatgtcaaccttagtgccgtttgtcagtaatgtcaaccttagtgccgtttgtcagtaatgtcaaccttagtgccgtttgtcagtaatgtcaaccttagtgccgcttgtcagtaatgtcaaccttagtgccgcttgtcagtaatgtcaaccttagtgccgcttgtcagtaatgtcaaccttagtgccttagtgccgtttgtcagtaatgtcaaccttagtgccgtttgtcagtaatgtcaaccttagtgccgcttgtcagtaatgtcaaccttagtgccgcttgtcagtaatgtcaaccttagtgccgcttgtcagtaatgtcaaccttagtgccgtttgtcagtaatgtcaaccttagtgccgtttgtcagtaatgtcaaccttagtgccgtttgtcagtaatgtcaaccttagtgccgtttgtcagtaatgtcaaccttagtgccgtttgtcagtaatgtcaaccttagtgccgtttgtcagtaatgtcaaccttagtgccgtttgtcagtaatgtcaaccttagtgccgtttgtcagtaatgtcaacaaccttagtgccgtttgtcagtaatgtcaaccttagtgccgtttgtcagtaatgtcaaccttagtgccgtttgtcagtaatgtcaaccttagtgccgtttgtcagtaatgtcaaccttagtgccgtttgtcagtaatgtcaaccttagtgccgtttgtcagtaatgtcaaccttagtgccgtttgtcagtaatgtcaaccttagtgccgtttgtcagtaatgtcaaccttagtgccgtttgtcagtaatgtcaaccttagtgccgtttgtcagtaatgtcaaccttagtgccgtttgtcagtaatgtcaaccttagtgccgtttgtcagtaatgtcaaccttagtgccgtttgtcagtaatgtcaaccttagtgccgtttgtcagtaatgtcaaccttagtgccgtttgtcagtaatgtcaaccttagtgccgtttgtcagtaatgtcaaccttagtgccgtttgtcagtaatgtcaaccttagtgccgtttgtcagtaatgtcaaccttagtgccgtcaaccttttgtcagtaatgtcaaccttagtgccgtttgtcagtaatgtcaaccttagtgccgtttgtcagtaatgtcaaccttagtgccgtttgtcagtaatgtcaaccttagtgccgtttgtcagtaatgtcaaccttagtgccgtttgtcagtaatgtcaaccttagtgccgtttgtcagtaatgtcaaccttagtgccgtttgtcagtaatgtcaaccttagtgccgtttgtcagtaatgtcaaccttagtgccgtttgtcagtaatgtcaaccttagtgccgtttgtcagtaatgtcaaccttcagtgccgtttgtcagtaatgtcaaccttagtgccgtttgtcagtaatgtcaaccttagtgccgtttgtcagtaatgtcaaccttagtgccgtttgtcagtaatgtcaaccttagtgccgtttgtcagtaatgtcaaccttagtgccgtttgtcagtaatgtcaaccttagtgcc
This genomic window from Oncorhynchus gorbuscha isolate QuinsamMale2020 ecotype Even-year linkage group LG07, OgorEven_v1.0, whole genome shotgun sequence contains:
- the LOC124039581 gene encoding protein phosphatase 1 regulatory subunit 16A-like; its protein translation is MAEHGELLGEMATVGRLSATERLKHAQKRRAQQLKGWAQMDKDMARGGGKAGQKVDKNKGRTRRVVFPNNITLLEAAARNDLEEVRELLNGGVSPDLYNEDGLTALHQCCIDDFVELVQCLLDAGASVNACDSELWTPLHAAATCGHTALVQLLVQSGAEMLAVNADGNMPYDLCEDEATLELLEMVMAEQGITQDRINQCRGAKEMEMLTDLRALVQSGADLNAHDDNGATLLHLAAANGYLLVGELLLEHQAKVEEKDTDGWTPLHAASCWGQVQLVELLVAHGASLNTKSVLEETPLDVCADEEVRAKLMELKHKHDAIMKSRDRHKGTLQKRASSTGSRGKVVRRVSINERSSLYRREHHKEAMVWQERGRQAEPQDDDEDRQTDNELHQHVAMAAGAMSRGEDDEGGERKFNLGNGGIPLALLASVPGEQWSGGRMDRSASYQLSPASGTGEAGDSMTREKSHQTLADLKRQRAAAKLNKYPAPPAPEEMPPSPAPLQDLTPSRAAQETHSTEVASPSTVYFTPASGDPPLLKLQAPEEDTSNNTKEPCCGLM